In the genome of Acaryochloris sp. CCMEE 5410, the window CCGTGTTTTTTAAGCCAGCCCCGGCACGTCCGGTTCAGCCTGCCCCTTCTCAGGGAAATGGCATCACCCATATTGATGTTGCTCCGATTGGTTATTAAGTCCAACTTCTTTGCAAGTCTATGCCCACTCCCTCTTACCCCGTCCAAGATCGTCGGGCCGCAATTAAAGCCCGAATCCGAACGAAGCAGCCCCATCGAGTTCCAAATCAGCGTTTACGCTTATTTCTAGTTTGGTTGGTGGTATTCGGAGGTATTGTGGGCCTGTTGGCCCGTTTAGTCTATTTGCAAGTCAGTGCGGCCCCGTTTCTCCGAACAAAAGCTCAAGATCAGCAGTTGGGCAATCTACCTGAACGAACCTTTCGCTATCCAATCGTCGATAGCCAGGGGAATCTACTCGCCAAGGATGAACCTGTCTTTCGTCTATTTGCTCATCCCTTTTTATTCCAAAAACAGCCAGATGAAATCGCGAAGGCCCTAGCCCCGGTCCTTGACCGCTCCTCCGATTCTCTAATTGAGCTATTTAAAACTGGAGAGAGTGGGATTCCCATTGGGTATCGCCTGTCGGAAACCGAAGCGGAAAAAATCAATAATCTCTATTTAGATGGTTTAGAAATTACTCGGGAATGGCAACGGGTCTATCCCCAATCAGGACTAACGTCGGGGCTGGTTGGATATGTCAACACCGAAAATCAGGGACAATCTGGCATTGAATATAGCCAGCAGCCTCTCTTGAAGGGAGATCCGATTCCTTTGCTCGTCGCAAGGGATGGCCAGGGCAAGCTCTTACCGGATCGATTTCCCTTAGAACCCCTGAATGCCAATGATCTGACCCTGAAATTGACCCTAGATACTCGACTGCAGCGGTCGGCACGACAAGCCCTTCATCAAACAATGGCAAAGTTCCGGGCAAAACGAGGCTCCGTCATTGTGATGGATGTTGAGGATGGCTCTCTCAAAGCTTTGGCTTCGGAACCCTCCTTTAATCCCCAGCGTTATTTTGAAGCGAATACCGAGCTGTTTAAAAACTGGGCTATTTCGGATCTCTATGAGCCAGGGTCGACCTTTAAGCCGATCAATATTGCGATCGCATTAGAATCCAATGCCATCAAAGCCGACAGTGTTTTCCATGATGGCGGTCAAATTACCGTAGGGGGCTGGCCAATTAATAATGCCGACAACTCAGGTCACGGCAACCTTTCCATTACTGGCATCTTGGAATATTCCAGCAACGTGGGCATGGTTCATGTCATGCAGCGGATGGATCGATCGGCTTACTACAACTACCTCAAGAAAATTGGGATTGGCCAAATTACGGGTACTGATCTTCCCTTTGAAACCCCTGGTCAGTTTAAGGATAAGCAGCAGTTTTTGGACTATCCCATTGAAGCGGCAACCGCAGCTTTCGGCCAAGGATTTTCGGTGACGCCTCTGCAAATGGCGCAGCTCCATGCCGCCATTGCCAATGGGGGCGAGCTAGTAACTCCCCATGTGGTCGATGGTCTGTATAACCCTGCTGGCAAGAAAACCAAGGGTTTAAATCTCATTCAACCCCGACGCATCTTTTCGGAAAATACAGCCGCCAAAGTTCGGACCATGATGGGCAGCGTCGTTCAAAACGGAACGGGTAAACCCGCCAAAATTCCTGGCTACCGCTTAGGGGGTAAAACAGGAACAGCCCAAAAAGCAGATAGTGGTACCTATAGCAATGCCCGCATTACTAGCTTTGTGGCATCCTTCCCTTTAGAGTCCCCTAAATATGTGGTATTAGCCGTAGTGGATGAACCGCAAGGGGGCAATGCTTATGGCTCTACGGTTGCCGCTCCGGTTGTGAAGTCAGTGTTGGAAACTTTGATTAGCGTTGAGGGCATTCCTCCCAGTCATCCTGCTGAATTAAAGGCAAAGCCTAAAGCATCTCGCCCAGGCGGATGAAGGGCTTTCCTGTTCATTCCTACCTGACTAAGGGACCACCGAGAATTGAGTTAGGAATTGTGCAGAGACCAAACCAGTGAACAGTCGTCTTGTTCAGTGAGGAAACTGCTCATTTTAACTGTCTTGCAACAGCATCACCCTACGCAAGGGTTGGCATCTTAATTTGAAGTGTTTGGGCACTAGTAAAGCGTTAGGGGAGAAACCGCTTTTGCTCAACTTCACTGGGCATTCGGCAGGTAGCTCGTCGTCCAAAGAGTCGATAGCGATTGCGGGCAATGAAACGATAGATGCGATCGCGAATAGGTCTCGGCATGACACCAATGGCAGTAAAGACGGACCAAACGCCACCCAAACGGTTACAGACTTGAATAAACGCATCAGACTGATCGTATAGATGATGCTCGTCCCGATAGTAAATCGACCAAGCCTCCCGATCTAGGGGTAATGGGGGCAAATACTGTCTGGCTGTTTGACCTTGTAAAGGAGCAATTAGGATAGTTCCCTGTGGATCGACTTTTAGCAGGATGTCCACAAAGCCATTACACATCACACATTCCCCATCAAAAAACACGATGGGCTGCTGCGTGGAGACCGTCTGGCTGGCTATCTGATTTGAAAGTCGTGGTGTCGCCATGCCATTGCTCTAAGAACCTATTTTGAATCTAACATGGCTGCTTTGGCATTAGCATAGGGCTGTCTTGCGGGGCTCGGACATATCCTTTAGCAGGAACGGCAGCTTTCGAGGTAGGATCTGCAAGTTACATCTATGCTAGTTGAACAATGGCTGAGCGACCGATTAAAAAGTCTGAATTAGAAAAGCGTGCCCAGGCTGAAGGCCAAACAGGCGATGACAAAAACCGTAACCAGAAGGGCCGCAAGGGTGGACGAGGTAAAGGTCGAAACAACAAAGATAGAGATAGGAAAAAGCCTGCTGTTCCCCTAGCATTGATGCGGGGTCCCAAGCCATCCGCCAAGGTGGAAGAGCCTGAGCCCGCCCCTGAAGAAGCAGTTGCAGAAACCACCCCAGAAGGTGAAGAAGCCGTAGCTGAGGCAGCCGATGCAGCCGAAACGGACTCAGCCGAAGCTAGCGAAGCAGATCCCGCGCCTGAAAATTAACGATTAGCCTCAACATAAATTCTGAGAGAAATTATGCTGAGGCTAGATTCTTGGCAGATTAAGAAGACACGGGTTGAGGAATCGTGATATCAATCGGTGTCACCGTTTTTCCTAAGTCTTCTAATGGGGGTTGAATCGCTGAGCGGTTCCCCACGACTAAAGTGACAATCTGATCAGGCTGCAGATATTTCTTCGCTGCAGCCTGAACTTTTTCAGCCGTCATGGTTTTGACTGCCCGCTGATATTGGAAGATAAAATCATCGGGATAACCAAAGTACTCATATCGCATTAAACGAGACAAGGTTTGGCCTGGATCCTGAAAGTTAAAAACAAAAGAGTTGAGAATTGAATCCTTGGCTTGTTGAAGTTCATCCGCCGATAAGGGGGCTTCACGGACCTTTTTCAGTTCACCCAACACCGCATTAATAAATGGCACGGTGGCTTCTGAACGCGTCTGCCCCCCAGAAATAAATAACCCTGGATAATCGTAACGAGCGCTCCATACTGCATAAACGGAATAGGCCAATCCCTGGCGAGATCGGACTTCGTTAAATAACCGTCCCCCAAAGCTGTTGAGGGCTTCATTCATCACTAGTAAGGAGAAAATATCAGGACTATCAAACTTCCCTCCCAAATGACCGATTTGGACATTGCTTTGGGAGAGTTGAGGTTGATCGACGATAAATGTCTCCCCAGCTTTGAGTTGCTCTGCTCCCGGTGCTGGTGGCATTTCATCCCGCTCGGGTATGGCGGGCCAATCGCCAAATTCCTGTTTGATCCGCTGAGTCATAGCGGCAGGATCGAAGTCTCCCACAATGCCTAAAATCATGCA includes:
- a CDS encoding penicillin-binding protein 2 — its product is MPTPSYPVQDRRAAIKARIRTKQPHRVPNQRLRLFLVWLVVFGGIVGLLARLVYLQVSAAPFLRTKAQDQQLGNLPERTFRYPIVDSQGNLLAKDEPVFRLFAHPFLFQKQPDEIAKALAPVLDRSSDSLIELFKTGESGIPIGYRLSETEAEKINNLYLDGLEITREWQRVYPQSGLTSGLVGYVNTENQGQSGIEYSQQPLLKGDPIPLLVARDGQGKLLPDRFPLEPLNANDLTLKLTLDTRLQRSARQALHQTMAKFRAKRGSVIVMDVEDGSLKALASEPSFNPQRYFEANTELFKNWAISDLYEPGSTFKPINIAIALESNAIKADSVFHDGGQITVGGWPINNADNSGHGNLSITGILEYSSNVGMVHVMQRMDRSAYYNYLKKIGIGQITGTDLPFETPGQFKDKQQFLDYPIEAATAAFGQGFSVTPLQMAQLHAAIANGGELVTPHVVDGLYNPAGKKTKGLNLIQPRRIFSENTAAKVRTMMGSVVQNGTGKPAKIPGYRLGGKTGTAQKADSGTYSNARITSFVASFPLESPKYVVLAVVDEPQGGNAYGSTVAAPVVKSVLETLISVEGIPPSHPAELKAKPKASRPGG
- a CDS encoding thiol-disulfide oxidoreductase DCC family protein — its product is MATPRLSNQIASQTVSTQQPIVFFDGECVMCNGFVDILLKVDPQGTILIAPLQGQTARQYLPPLPLDREAWSIYYRDEHHLYDQSDAFIQVCNRLGGVWSVFTAIGVMPRPIRDRIYRFIARNRYRLFGRRATCRMPSEVEQKRFLP
- a CDS encoding pitrilysin family protein, which encodes MPNAHRNRFLRKTLQRLIAFAVIPLLLVIGSIRPGTAATAKHYTDLEFPPLPEVTIPEYSRFQLDNGLTVYLMENHELPLVNGIARMRTGSRLEPAEKVGLADIVGTVMRTGGTKTHPSDQLNQMLEQRAASVETGISTASGSASFAALSEDLDTVFGLFSEVIREPAFEEDKLVLAKTQRRGNIARRNDDPDDITGREFKKLIYGGDSPYARTQEYQTLDNITQADVESFYQQNFHPNCMILGIVGDFDPAAMTQRIKQEFGDWPAIPERDEMPPAPGAEQLKAGETFIVDQPQLSQSNVQIGHLGGKFDSPDIFSLLVMNEALNSFGGRLFNEVRSRQGLAYSVYAVWSARYDYPGLFISGGQTRSEATVPFINAVLGELKKVREAPLSADELQQAKDSILNSFVFNFQDPGQTLSRLMRYEYFGYPDDFIFQYQRAVKTMTAEKVQAAAKKYLQPDQIVTLVVGNRSAIQPPLEDLGKTVTPIDITIPQPVSS